The sequence CACTCGGTATGAAGCAACTCCAGGCTCACCCTTGGGATGCTCTGACCGAAGACATCCAGGTTGGTTCGAAAGTGAAAGGCAAGATTGTCAACGTAGCCGACTACGGTGCGTTCCTCGAAATCATGCCGGGCGTAGAAGGCCTGATCCACGTATCAGAAATGTCGTGGTCGCAGCACCTGCGCAACCCGCAGGAGTTCCTGAAAGTTGGTGACGAGGTAGAAGCCGTTGTGCTGACCCTCGACCGTCAGGACCGCAAGATGTCACTCGGCATCAAGCAACTGACTGCCGATCCCTGGACGCGCCCCGACCTCACGAGCAAGTACGCCGTTGGCACGCGCCACACGGGTATCGTACGCAACCTGACCAACTTTGGTCTCTTCCTCGAACTGGAAGAGGGCATCGATGGGCTGGTACACGTATCGGATCTGTCGTGGACGAAGAAGATCAAGCATCCGTCAGACTTCATCAAAGCTGGTGAAAACCTCGACGTGGTTGTCCTTGAACTTGACGTCGACAACCGCCGTCTGGCCCTGGGTCACAAGCAACTCGAAGAGAACCCGTGGGACACGTTTGAAGATACGTTCACCGTTGGTTCAGTTCATCGTTGCACCATCCTGTCGAAAAACGACAAGATGGCGACGCTCGAACTTCCCTATGGCATCGAAGGTTTCTGCACCCTGCGGAACCTGGCCAAAGAAGATGGTTCAGTAGCCGAAGTAGGTGAATCGCTTGACTTCAAAGTGACGGAGTTTTCGAAAGAAGATAAGCGCATTATGCTGTCGCACACACGTACCTGGCAGGAGAAAAACGAGCCGATTAAGGAAGCGAAACCCAAAGCGGCCAAGTCTACGCAGTCGGGTTCTTCACAACCGGAGCGTGGCGCCACCCTTGGCGACCTCGACGCCCTGGCTGCGTTGAAAGAGCAGATGGAAAGCAAGAACTAACCGTTCGTTGCCTTGAGTATAACGCCCCAGCGTCTTGATGACGTTGGGGCGTTTTCTTTTTGCGTACTTTGGACGGCTCACGCCTAGACTCGTCTTGCCTATATGTCTGCCCTTGAACTGACCATCCCCTTTGGGTCAGCGCATCTGTCTGCTACTGATTGGCCGCTGGAAGGAGCCAAAGCGGTTATCGGTCTCATTCATGGGTTCGGCGAACACTCAGGACGGTATAGGCATGTCGCCGAATTTCTGAATAAGCAGGGTTTCGCCGTAACGAGCTATGATCTGCCTGGCCACGGGAAAACGCCCGGTAAGCGGGGACACGTAGCTAACTACGAGGTACTGCTTGATAGCGTTGACGCATTCATGGGGTTTACAAAAGAACGCCACCCTGCTTTGCCCGTATTTCTCTTTGGCCATTCGATGGGCGGAAATATCCTGGCCAATTTCCTGATTCGCCGTCAGCCGGTTATTCGGGGGGCTATTGTGCAGGCTGCCTGGTTGCGAATGCCCTACGAGCCACCCAAAATGGAAATCTGGCTCGCCAAAACGATGCGGTATATCTACCCATCGATTCAGGTACCGTCAAAACTTGATCCGACGTCGGTTTCGCGTGACCCGGTTGTTATTGCGGCCTACAAAGCGGATACGCTGGTGCACGACAAAATAACGCCGGGTTGGTTTTTTGGCGCTTTCGAAGCGCAGGAGTATGCCATAAGCCATGCTGACCAAATCAACGTACCTACTCTAGTCATGCATGGAACCGATGACCGATTGGCAGCCCATAGCGGGTCGGTTGATTTTGCCATTAAAGGGGCTCGTAACGTAACAATGAAATCATGGTCAGGGCTTTATCATGAACTGCACAACGAACCTGAGCAGCAGGACGTCTTGCAGCTTATGACCGACTGGATCAATGATCAGTTAGAGTAGAAGCGTAAATTTTTAAAGTTGTGGCTTGGCAGGTGCGCCCGTAGCAAGAAAAGATTATATTTGCAGTCCAAACGCACAGGGTTCCGTGGCCGAGAGGCTAGGCTCAGCTCTGCAAAAGCTGCTACAGCGGTTCGAATCCGCTC comes from Fibrella aestuarina BUZ 2 and encodes:
- the rpsA gene encoding 30S ribosomal protein S1 → MSKSQQSANLPEFDWDRADNKGFGSGYSAAERERMEEMYDGTLTEVNEKDVVVGTVVGITDREILLNIGFKSDGLVPSSEFRDLPDLKVGDQIDVYIENQEDPNGQLILSRKKAKVITAWKNIQKALDEDLVIDGFVKRRTKGGLIVDIYSIEAFLPGSQIDVKPIRDFDIYVGKKMEVKVVKINYTNDNVVVSHKVLIEKDLEAQRAQILNNLEKGQVLEGVIKNMTNFGVFIDLGGVDGLLHITDISWGRISHPSEVLTLDQRVNVVVLDFDEDKKRISLGMKQLQAHPWDALTEDIQVGSKVKGKIVNVADYGAFLEIMPGVEGLIHVSEMSWSQHLRNPQEFLKVGDEVEAVVLTLDRQDRKMSLGIKQLTADPWTRPDLTSKYAVGTRHTGIVRNLTNFGLFLELEEGIDGLVHVSDLSWTKKIKHPSDFIKAGENLDVVVLELDVDNRRLALGHKQLEENPWDTFEDTFTVGSVHRCTILSKNDKMATLELPYGIEGFCTLRNLAKEDGSVAEVGESLDFKVTEFSKEDKRIMLSHTRTWQEKNEPIKEAKPKAAKSTQSGSSQPERGATLGDLDALAALKEQMESKN
- a CDS encoding alpha/beta hydrolase; the encoded protein is MSALELTIPFGSAHLSATDWPLEGAKAVIGLIHGFGEHSGRYRHVAEFLNKQGFAVTSYDLPGHGKTPGKRGHVANYEVLLDSVDAFMGFTKERHPALPVFLFGHSMGGNILANFLIRRQPVIRGAIVQAAWLRMPYEPPKMEIWLAKTMRYIYPSIQVPSKLDPTSVSRDPVVIAAYKADTLVHDKITPGWFFGAFEAQEYAISHADQINVPTLVMHGTDDRLAAHSGSVDFAIKGARNVTMKSWSGLYHELHNEPEQQDVLQLMTDWINDQLE